In Chaetodon auriga isolate fChaAug3 chromosome 7, fChaAug3.hap1, whole genome shotgun sequence, a genomic segment contains:
- the LOC143323931 gene encoding beta-galactosidase-1-like protein 2 isoform X1, with protein MDRLSILWLRLSLKQRYFLLLCVAVGAIFAYRLTRNHPEVRRMSRVEGLRANSSQFTLERKPFRILGGSIHYFRVPRAYWEDRLLKMKACGLNTLTTYVPWNLHEPERGVFNFEDQLDLEAYLRLAASLGLWVILRPGPYICAEWDLGGLPSWLLRDPNMRLRTTYPGFTDAVNSFFNQLLKRVVPHQYSKGGPVIAVQVENEYGSYAKDKEYMPFIKEALLSRGVTELLLTSDNKDGLTLGGVKGALETINFQKLNPNDIKYLDGIQPQKPKMVMEYWSGWFDLWGELHHVYTAEDMMPVVTEILKLDMSINLYMFHGGTNFGFMNGAFAVGIPAPKPMVTSYDYDAPLSEAGDYTTKYHLLRNLFSLYHTQPLPELPSLQERRAHQPVVIQQHLSLWDSLHFTDKPVKSVRPVNMENLPVNNNNGQSYGYTLYETTITSGGSLNSKKNIRDRALVFVDKHFVGVLDYNTQELALPDGKGKRTLSLLVENCGRVNYGKTLDAQRKGLVGDIELNKHVLRDFIIHSLGMKPGFVNRLESSSHWTSMRQRPSFPGFFQARLYVNTSPKDTFIKLPGWGKGVVFVNGKNLGRYWSIGPQQTLYVPGPWLHRGDNQVIVFEEQETDGKIQFTSSPDYGMSVDVQ; from the exons ATGGACAGATTGTCAATTCTTTGGCTCCGGCTGTCACTAAAGCAAAGATattttctcctgctgtgtgtcgCTGTCGGGGCGATATTTGCTTATCGGTTAACAAG GAATCACCCTGAAGTGAGAAGAATGAGCCGTGTGGAAGGTCTGAGGGCCAACTCGTCTCAGTTCACTCTGGAGAGAAAACCCTTCCGCATCCTGGGAGGCTCCATCCATTACTTCCGTGTCCCCAGAGCGTACTGGGAGGACCGTCTGCTGAAGATGAAGGCCTGTGGCCTCAATACTCTCACAAC GTATGTGCCGTGGAATCTGCACGAGCCTGAGCGAGGGGTTTTCAACTTTGAGGATCAGCTGGATTTAGA AGCTTACCTCCGCCTCGCAGCCAGCCTGGGCCTCTGGGTGATTCTGCGTCCGGGGCCGTACATCTGTGCTGAGTGGGATTTAGGGGGACTCCCCAG TTGGCTACTCCGGGATCCAAACATGAGACTGAGGACGACCTACCCAGGATTCACTGATGCAGTCAACTCCTTTTTTAATCAGCTCTTGAAAAGAGTAGTTCCACATCAG TACTCAAAGGGTGGCCCAGTTATCGCAGTTCAAGTGGAGAATGAATATGGCTCCTATGCCAAAGACAAAGAGTACATGCCTTTCATCAAGGAG gcgTTATTGTCAAGGGgtgtcactgagctgctgctgacctCAGACAATAAGGACGGACTAACGCTTGGAGGAGTGAAAGGAG CACTAGAAACCATCAACTTCCAGAAACTGAATCCAAATGACATCAAGTATCTGGATGGAATACAA CCTCAGAAGCCTAAGATGGTGATGGAGTACTGGTCTGGTTGGTTTGATCTCTGGGGGGAGCTTCATCATGTGTACACTGCTGAGG ACATGATGCCCGTGGTCACAGAGATCCTTAAACTGGACATGTCCATCAACCTCTACATGTTCCACGGAGGGACAAATTTTGGCTTCATGAATGGGGCCTTTGCTGTTGGAATACCAGCACCTAAACCAATGGTAACAAGCTATG ATTACGATGCTCCATTATCCGAGGCTGGGGATTACACCACCAAGTACCATCTTCTGAGGAATTTATTCAGCCTCTACCACA CCCAGCCTCTCCCTGAACTGCCTTCTcttcaggagaggagagcacaCCAGCCTGTTGTCATCCAGCAGCACCTGTCTCTGTGGGACAGTCTGCATTTCACTGACAAG cctgTGAAGTCAGTGAGGCCTGTGAACATGGAGAATCTCCCTGTCAACAATAATAATGGTCAGTCTTACGGCTACACGCTGTATGAGACCACCATCACCAGCGGAGGATCCCTCAACTCGAAGAAGAACATCAGAGACAGAGCACTG GTTTTTGTGGACAAACATTTTGTTGGCGTCCTGGATTATAACACGCAGGAACTTGCTCTCCCTGATGGCAAG GGAAAAAGAACTCTAAGTTTATTGGTGGAGAACTGTGGAAGAGTGAATTATGGGAAAACTCTGGATGCGCAGCGCAAAG GTCTTGTTGGAGATATCGAGTTAAACAAGCACGTCCTCCGAGACTTCATTATTCATAGTCTGGGTATGAAGCCAGGCTTTGTAAACAG ACTTGAGAGTTCAAGCCACTGGACGTCTATGCGTCAGCGGCCCTCCTTCCCTGGTTTTTTCCAGGCCAGACTCTATGTGAACACTTCTCCTAAAGACACCTTTATCAAACTCCCT GGCTGGGGCAAAGGCGTAGTGTTTGTCAACGGCAAGAATCTGGGACGCTACTGGTCCATCGGTCCTCAGCAAACTCTCTATGTCCCAGGCCCCTGGCTCCACAGGGGGGACAACCAG GTCATAGTGTTTGAAGAGCAGGAAACAGATGGTAAGATTCAGTTCACCAGCAGCCCTGACTATGGCATGTCTGTTGATGTCCAGTGA
- the LOC143323931 gene encoding beta-galactosidase-1-like protein 2 isoform X2, which translates to MALWHYRRPQISTVLNKLMLRMRVAYLRLAASLGLWVILRPGPYICAEWDLGGLPSWLLRDPNMRLRTTYPGFTDAVNSFFNQLLKRVVPHQYSKGGPVIAVQVENEYGSYAKDKEYMPFIKEALLSRGVTELLLTSDNKDGLTLGGVKGALETINFQKLNPNDIKYLDGIQPQKPKMVMEYWSGWFDLWGELHHVYTAEDMMPVVTEILKLDMSINLYMFHGGTNFGFMNGAFAVGIPAPKPMVTSYDYDAPLSEAGDYTTKYHLLRNLFSLYHTQPLPELPSLQERRAHQPVVIQQHLSLWDSLHFTDKPVKSVRPVNMENLPVNNNNGQSYGYTLYETTITSGGSLNSKKNIRDRALVFVDKHFVGVLDYNTQELALPDGKGKRTLSLLVENCGRVNYGKTLDAQRKGLVGDIELNKHVLRDFIIHSLGMKPGFVNRLESSSHWTSMRQRPSFPGFFQARLYVNTSPKDTFIKLPGWGKGVVFVNGKNLGRYWSIGPQQTLYVPGPWLHRGDNQVIVFEEQETDGKIQFTSSPDYGMSVDVQ; encoded by the exons ATGGCACTGTGGCATTACAGAAGGCCTCAGATTTCCACGGTCTTGAATAAGTTGATGCTGCGAATGAGGGT AGCTTACCTCCGCCTCGCAGCCAGCCTGGGCCTCTGGGTGATTCTGCGTCCGGGGCCGTACATCTGTGCTGAGTGGGATTTAGGGGGACTCCCCAG TTGGCTACTCCGGGATCCAAACATGAGACTGAGGACGACCTACCCAGGATTCACTGATGCAGTCAACTCCTTTTTTAATCAGCTCTTGAAAAGAGTAGTTCCACATCAG TACTCAAAGGGTGGCCCAGTTATCGCAGTTCAAGTGGAGAATGAATATGGCTCCTATGCCAAAGACAAAGAGTACATGCCTTTCATCAAGGAG gcgTTATTGTCAAGGGgtgtcactgagctgctgctgacctCAGACAATAAGGACGGACTAACGCTTGGAGGAGTGAAAGGAG CACTAGAAACCATCAACTTCCAGAAACTGAATCCAAATGACATCAAGTATCTGGATGGAATACAA CCTCAGAAGCCTAAGATGGTGATGGAGTACTGGTCTGGTTGGTTTGATCTCTGGGGGGAGCTTCATCATGTGTACACTGCTGAGG ACATGATGCCCGTGGTCACAGAGATCCTTAAACTGGACATGTCCATCAACCTCTACATGTTCCACGGAGGGACAAATTTTGGCTTCATGAATGGGGCCTTTGCTGTTGGAATACCAGCACCTAAACCAATGGTAACAAGCTATG ATTACGATGCTCCATTATCCGAGGCTGGGGATTACACCACCAAGTACCATCTTCTGAGGAATTTATTCAGCCTCTACCACA CCCAGCCTCTCCCTGAACTGCCTTCTcttcaggagaggagagcacaCCAGCCTGTTGTCATCCAGCAGCACCTGTCTCTGTGGGACAGTCTGCATTTCACTGACAAG cctgTGAAGTCAGTGAGGCCTGTGAACATGGAGAATCTCCCTGTCAACAATAATAATGGTCAGTCTTACGGCTACACGCTGTATGAGACCACCATCACCAGCGGAGGATCCCTCAACTCGAAGAAGAACATCAGAGACAGAGCACTG GTTTTTGTGGACAAACATTTTGTTGGCGTCCTGGATTATAACACGCAGGAACTTGCTCTCCCTGATGGCAAG GGAAAAAGAACTCTAAGTTTATTGGTGGAGAACTGTGGAAGAGTGAATTATGGGAAAACTCTGGATGCGCAGCGCAAAG GTCTTGTTGGAGATATCGAGTTAAACAAGCACGTCCTCCGAGACTTCATTATTCATAGTCTGGGTATGAAGCCAGGCTTTGTAAACAG ACTTGAGAGTTCAAGCCACTGGACGTCTATGCGTCAGCGGCCCTCCTTCCCTGGTTTTTTCCAGGCCAGACTCTATGTGAACACTTCTCCTAAAGACACCTTTATCAAACTCCCT GGCTGGGGCAAAGGCGTAGTGTTTGTCAACGGCAAGAATCTGGGACGCTACTGGTCCATCGGTCCTCAGCAAACTCTCTATGTCCCAGGCCCCTGGCTCCACAGGGGGGACAACCAG GTCATAGTGTTTGAAGAGCAGGAAACAGATGGTAAGATTCAGTTCACCAGCAGCCCTGACTATGGCATGTCTGTTGATGTCCAGTGA